In a single window of the Ruminococcus albus 7 = DSM 20455 genome:
- a CDS encoding SPFH domain-containing protein, which yields MTEKILSTKKNGMGMMMLFTILYIAAFFGIPAGISIGGSAGIIVKVISGLWATIGWIPFIGLKVLRPQEALVLTLFGKYKGTLKGDGFYWVNPFCTAVNPAANTKLRQSGDVKNDTAKTSTTAGGQGAVNPATGYAKIDKRISLKMMTLDNNKQKINDCLGNPIEIGIAVIWRVVDTAKAVFEVDNYKEYLSLQCDTALRNIVRLYPYDVAPNVDTTGDGVADEGSLRGSSEIVAQRIRDEIQEKVKNAGIEIIEARITYLAYAPEIAAAMLQRQQASAVVDARKLIVDGAVGMVEMALEQLSEKNVVELDDERKAAMVSNLLVVLCGNHDAQPVVNSGSLY from the coding sequence ATGACAGAGAAAATTTTATCAACAAAGAAAAACGGAATGGGAATGATGATGCTTTTCACCATACTCTATATAGCAGCTTTCTTCGGTATCCCTGCGGGAATAAGCATCGGAGGTTCGGCAGGCATAATTGTTAAGGTGATCTCGGGTCTATGGGCAACAATAGGCTGGATACCCTTCATCGGACTCAAAGTTCTCCGTCCGCAGGAAGCACTGGTACTGACACTCTTCGGCAAATACAAGGGCACACTCAAGGGTGACGGATTCTACTGGGTAAACCCCTTCTGCACAGCCGTTAACCCCGCAGCTAACACAAAGCTCCGCCAGAGCGGTGATGTAAAGAACGATACCGCAAAGACTTCCACAACAGCAGGCGGACAGGGTGCTGTAAACCCTGCAACAGGCTATGCGAAGATCGACAAGAGGATCTCCCTGAAAATGATGACCCTCGATAACAACAAGCAGAAGATCAACGACTGCCTCGGCAACCCCATCGAGATAGGCATAGCAGTTATCTGGAGAGTTGTTGACACCGCAAAGGCAGTATTCGAGGTAGATAACTATAAGGAGTATCTCTCACTTCAGTGTGATACCGCACTGAGAAATATCGTAAGGCTCTATCCTTATGATGTAGCACCCAACGTTGACACCACAGGCGACGGCGTAGCCGATGAAGGCAGCCTGAGAGGATCTTCCGAGATAGTTGCACAGCGTATCCGTGATGAGATACAGGAAAAAGTAAAGAATGCAGGCATTGAGATCATCGAGGCGCGTATAACTTACCTTGCCTATGCTCCCGAGATCGCTGCCGCTATGCTCCAGAGACAGCAGGCAAGCGCAGTAGTTGACGCAAGAAAGCTGATAGTAGACGGTGCGGTAGGCATGGTTGAAATGGCACTTGAACAGCTCAGCGAAAAGAACGTTGTTGAACTGGATGACGAGCGCAAGGCAGCTATGGTATCCAATCTGCTGGTAGTTCTCTGCGGCAACCACGATGCACAGCCCGTAGTAAATTCGGGCAGCCTGTACTAA
- a CDS encoding PTS ascorbate transporter subunit IIC: protein MAAKKQIPLRLSEKLYNDIASWAEDDFRSVNGQIEYLLTECVKQRRKNGGYAGKDIDAPPDLDVKDFE from the coding sequence ATGGCAGCAAAGAAGCAGATACCGCTGAGACTTTCAGAGAAGTTGTACAACGATATAGCTTCATGGGCAGAAGATGACTTCCGCTCCGTTAACGGGCAGATAGAGTATCTTCTGACAGAATGTGTAAAACAGCGGCGTAAAAACGGCGGCTATGCAGGCAAGGACATAGATGCTCCGCCCGACCTTGATGTAAAGGACTTTGAATAA
- a CDS encoding SH3 domain-containing protein has product MPENNQYRNNHSRQPMHDQHGGQYRQGQPNMQGRPDRQAQRRPAPNKQGVRKSRRQLEKEAQMASAVKGIIAIMITFLIVIIVIMLFWKNLFPDNAKGDVATGTITSTEYIAPETKTATENVNSKKSSKKKTSKKEEEEEDEDENTQKITCTGAVILHPEPSSSSAQIDVIPGGVEVTFIRNENNWFYVDYNGQKGYAWGNYFTAPVGVN; this is encoded by the coding sequence ATGCCCGAGAATAATCAGTATAGAAATAATCACTCACGTCAGCCGATGCATGATCAGCACGGTGGTCAGTACAGACAGGGTCAGCCGAATATGCAAGGCAGACCTGACAGGCAGGCGCAGAGACGCCCCGCTCCTAACAAGCAGGGCGTGAGAAAATCAAGAAGACAGCTGGAAAAAGAAGCTCAGATGGCTTCGGCAGTAAAAGGCATAATCGCTATAATGATAACTTTCCTTATAGTTATCATAGTTATAATGCTTTTCTGGAAGAATCTTTTTCCGGATAATGCAAAGGGTGATGTAGCTACAGGCACGATAACATCGACTGAATATATAGCACCCGAGACCAAGACTGCTACGGAGAATGTAAATTCTAAAAAGTCCTCCAAGAAAAAGACTTCCAAAAAGGAAGAGGAAGAAGAGGATGAAGATGAGAATACACAGAAGATAACCTGTACAGGTGCGGTAATACTGCATCCCGAGCCCTCATCGAGTTCCGCTCAGATAGATGTTATCCCCGGCGGAGTTGAGGTGACCTTCATACGCAACGAGAACAACTGGTTCTACGTTGATTATAACGGACAGAAGGGCTACGCATGGGGCAACTACTTTACAGCACCCGTAGGTGTAAACTAA
- a CDS encoding GTP-binding protein: MNEDNFIPVYLFTGFLEGGKTSFIKQTLEDRRFNNGDRTLLLICEEGMEEYDTKDFDKSHIYPRVIEDKDELNPINLQKLYTEVHGQRVMIEYNGMWTMNDLLNALPDNWAIYQIMNFVDATTFMNYNQNMRSLVVDKLSNCELTVFNRFDKAAMDKMEFHKIVRGVSRRCDIAYECTDGTSEYDDIEDPLPFDINADTIVVEDRDYALWYRDINEEPEKYDGKRIKLKAMAAMNPKFPKGTIALGRKIMTCCVEDITFCWLATLYDKEIDLTRPKWFNATFTVKMQKHKLYKGKGPVLVVEELTPAEAPAQEVATFY, from the coding sequence ATGAATGAAGATAATTTTATCCCCGTGTACCTGTTCACGGGATTCCTGGAGGGCGGCAAGACCTCCTTTATAAAGCAGACCCTTGAGGACAGGCGTTTCAACAACGGCGACAGGACACTTCTGCTTATATGCGAGGAGGGCATGGAGGAGTACGACACCAAGGACTTCGATAAGAGCCATATCTATCCCCGTGTTATAGAGGATAAGGACGAACTGAACCCTATCAATCTGCAGAAGCTGTATACCGAGGTACACGGTCAGAGAGTAATGATAGAGTACAACGGTATGTGGACGATGAACGATCTGCTGAATGCCCTGCCCGATAACTGGGCGATCTACCAGATAATGAATTTCGTGGATGCTACTACGTTCATGAACTACAATCAGAACATGAGATCACTGGTGGTGGATAAGCTTTCCAACTGCGAGCTTACCGTGTTCAACCGCTTTGACAAGGCGGCTATGGACAAAATGGAGTTCCACAAGATAGTAAGAGGTGTAAGCAGGCGCTGCGATATCGCTTATGAGTGTACCGACGGTACATCGGAGTACGATGATATCGAAGATCCTCTGCCCTTTGATATAAACGCTGATACCATAGTTGTTGAGGACAGGGACTACGCACTGTGGTACAGGGATATCAACGAGGAGCCCGAAAAGTATGACGGCAAGCGTATAAAGCTGAAAGCTATGGCGGCGATGAATCCGAAGTTCCCAAAGGGTACTATCGCACTGGGCAGGAAGATAATGACCTGCTGTGTGGAGGATATAACATTCTGCTGGCTTGCGACCCTTTACGATAAGGAGATAGACCTTACCAGGCCCAAGTGGTTCAATGCGACTTTCACCGTCAAGATGCAGAAGCATAAGCTGTACAAGGGCAAGGGCCCTGTACTGGTGGTAGAGGAACTTACACCTGCCGAGGCACCTGCACAGGAAGTTGCGACATTCTATTGA
- a CDS encoding GTP-binding protein has protein sequence MTKITIFSGFLGAGKTTLIKKLIAEGYNGKKLVLIENEFGQIGIDGGFLQDAGVEITEMNSGCICCSLVGDFGKALVQVLDTYKPDRILIEPSGVGKLSDVIKAVQDIHAHDVVLDGFTTVVDAAKCKMYQKNFGEFFNNQITYASCLILSHTTGVPQERLDDVVARLRALNDKAPIVTTEWDKLTGKQLTDAMTQKNTLDDELKALLEEEHEHHHHHDHDEDEHEHHHHHHDHDEDEHEHHHHEHGEDCTCGCHDHDHDHEHHHHDHDEHEHHHHDHDEHEHHHHEHDEHCTCGCHDHDHHHHHADEVFTSWGRETAKKFTADEIRAALEALEDEKKYGYVLRAKGIVEGTDGTWIHYDYVPGVPDVRTGSASTIGRLCVIGAELKEEAVAELFGVQ, from the coding sequence ATGACCAAGATCACCATTTTCAGCGGCTTCCTGGGCGCAGGCAAGACCACGCTGATAAAGAAACTCATCGCTGAGGGCTACAACGGCAAAAAACTCGTACTTATAGAGAATGAATTCGGTCAGATAGGTATTGACGGCGGATTCCTGCAGGATGCAGGCGTTGAGATAACTGAGATGAATTCAGGTTGTATATGCTGCTCACTGGTGGGCGATTTCGGCAAGGCACTTGTCCAGGTGCTTGATACCTACAAGCCCGACCGTATACTCATAGAGCCATCGGGCGTGGGCAAGCTCAGCGATGTTATCAAGGCAGTGCAGGATATCCACGCACACGATGTTGTACTGGACGGTTTCACAACTGTTGTTGATGCTGCTAAGTGCAAGATGTATCAGAAGAATTTCGGTGAGTTCTTCAACAACCAGATAACCTATGCAAGCTGCCTTATCCTCAGCCATACCACAGGTGTTCCTCAGGAAAGACTGGACGATGTGGTAGCAAGGCTCCGCGCCCTGAACGACAAGGCTCCCATAGTTACTACCGAGTGGGACAAGCTGACAGGCAAGCAGCTCACTGATGCCATGACACAGAAGAATACTCTTGATGACGAGCTGAAGGCTCTGCTTGAAGAGGAGCATGAGCATCATCATCACCATGACCACGACGAAGATGAGCATGAGCATCATCATCACCACCATGACCATGACGAAGATGAGCATGAGCACCACCATCACGAACACGGCGAGGACTGCACCTGCGGCTGCCATGATCACGACCATGACCATGAGCATCACCACCACGATCACGACGAGCATGAGCATCATCACCACGATCACGATGAGCACGAGCATCATCACCACGAACATGACGAGCACTGCACCTGCGGCTGCCACGACCACGATCATCACCACCACCATGCAGATGAAGTATTCACCAGCTGGGGCAGAGAAACTGCAAAGAAGTTCACAGCCGATGAGATACGTGCAGCGCTGGAGGCACTTGAGGATGAGAAGAAGTACGGCTATGTTCTGCGTGCAAAGGGCATCGTAGAGGGTACTGACGGCACATGGATACACTATGACTATGTTCCCGGTGTGCCCGATGTAAGAACAGGCTCGGCAAGCACCATAGGCAGACTTTGTGTTATTGGTGCAGAGCTCAAGGAAGAAGCTGTTGCAGAGCTGTTCGGTGTGCAGTAA
- a CDS encoding class I adenylate-forming enzyme family protein: MPITEFLENNAAKFPDKTALVELNPEIREKRVTWKEYELIEPTADVPYRREITWSVFNEKANRFANLLISRGVKKGDKVGILLMNCLEWLPIYFGILKTGALAVPLNFRYTADEIKYCVELAEVDILVFGPEFIGRVEEIVDDISKNRLLFYVGEGCPTFAEHYDRLTANCSSASPDIKLTDDDYAAIYFSSGTTGFPKAILHKHMSLVHSARVEQAHHGQTENDVFLCIPPLYHTGAKMHWFGSLISGSKAVILKGVKPKFVLEAVSSELCTIVWLLVPWAQDILDAVDRGDIDISKYQLSQWRLMHIGAQPVPPSLISRWKKLFPNHQYDTNYGLSESIGPGCVHLGVENIHKVGAIGKAGFGWEVKIVDERGETVPRGEVGELCVKGPGVMTCYYRDPKATEETLKDGWLFTGDMAQEDEDGFIFLVDRKKDVIISGGENLYPVQIEDFLRAHPAVKDVAVIGLPDKRLGEIAAAIISIKDGMTCTEEDINDFCHKLPRYKRPHKVIFADVPRNPTGKIEKPVLRKIYCGESVVAKQNNS; the protein is encoded by the coding sequence ATGCCAATAACAGAATTTTTGGAAAACAATGCAGCAAAATTCCCCGATAAGACCGCTCTTGTGGAGCTCAATCCCGAGATACGCGAAAAGCGCGTAACATGGAAGGAATACGAACTTATCGAGCCAACTGCCGATGTTCCTTACAGACGTGAGATAACATGGTCGGTATTCAACGAGAAGGCAAACCGTTTCGCAAACCTGCTCATATCCCGCGGCGTGAAGAAGGGCGACAAGGTCGGAATACTGCTGATGAACTGCCTTGAATGGCTGCCGATATACTTCGGTATACTCAAAACAGGCGCACTTGCTGTGCCGCTGAATTTCAGGTATACCGCCGATGAGATAAAGTACTGTGTCGAGCTTGCCGAGGTGGATATACTTGTATTCGGTCCCGAGTTTATCGGCAGAGTTGAGGAGATAGTTGACGATATCAGCAAGAACCGTCTGCTGTTCTACGTTGGTGAGGGATGTCCCACCTTCGCTGAGCACTATGACAGACTTACTGCAAACTGCTCCAGCGCATCACCCGATATAAAACTTACAGACGATGACTATGCGGCTATATACTTCTCATCGGGTACTACAGGTTTCCCCAAGGCTATACTCCACAAGCACATGAGCCTTGTACATTCCGCGAGAGTTGAACAGGCACACCACGGTCAGACCGAAAACGATGTGTTCCTCTGCATACCGCCCCTTTATCATACAGGCGCCAAGATGCACTGGTTCGGCAGCCTGATATCAGGCAGCAAGGCTGTTATACTCAAAGGTGTAAAGCCCAAGTTCGTCCTTGAAGCTGTTTCCAGCGAGCTCTGCACTATCGTATGGCTGCTGGTGCCGTGGGCACAGGATATCCTCGATGCAGTTGACAGAGGAGATATCGACATAAGCAAATATCAGCTCTCCCAGTGGAGACTTATGCATATCGGTGCACAGCCCGTTCCGCCCTCACTTATATCCAGGTGGAAGAAGCTGTTCCCGAATCATCAGTACGATACCAACTACGGTCTCAGCGAGAGCATAGGCCCCGGCTGCGTACACCTTGGTGTTGAGAATATCCACAAGGTTGGCGCTATCGGTAAGGCAGGCTTCGGCTGGGAGGTCAAGATAGTAGATGAACGCGGAGAGACTGTTCCCCGCGGCGAAGTGGGTGAGCTTTGCGTAAAGGGTCCCGGTGTAATGACCTGCTATTACCGCGATCCCAAGGCTACCGAGGAGACCCTGAAGGACGGCTGGCTGTTCACAGGTGATATGGCACAGGAGGACGAGGACGGATTCATATTCCTCGTTGACAGAAAGAAGGACGTTATCATCAGCGGCGGTGAGAACCTCTACCCCGTACAGATAGAAGACTTCCTGCGTGCGCACCCTGCTGTCAAGGACGTTGCGGTCATCGGTCTGCCCGATAAGCGTCTGGGTGAGATCGCAGCTGCCATAATCTCGATCAAGGATGGCATGACCTGCACCGAGGAAGATATCAACGACTTCTGCCACAAACTGCCCCGCTACAAGAGACCCCACAAGGTCATATTTGCGGATGTTCCCAGAAACCCCACAGGCAAGATCGAAAAGCCCGTTCTCCGCAAGATATACTGCGGCGAATCCGTTGTGGCAAAACAGAACAACTCTTAA
- a CDS encoding glycoside hydrolase family 3 C-terminal domain-containing protein, producing the protein MKKYLDETLSAQERAEALTDEMTTEEQASQLRYDAPAVERLGIPAYNWWNEGIHGLARSGVATMFPQAIGLAAMFDDELTKKTAEVTSEEARAKYNAYSGEEDRDIYKGLTLWAPNINIFRDPRWGRGHETFGEDPYLTTKNGMAVVRGLQGDGKVIKAAACAKHFAVHSGPEAIRHSFDAKANAKDMEETYLPAFEALVKEAKVESVMGAYNRVNGEPACASNFLMDKLKEWEFDGYFVSDCWAIRDFHENHMVTANAIESTAMALKAGCDVNCGCTYQNLLVALEKGAVTKEDIRTACVHLMRTRIRLGMFDKKTEYDDIPYDKVACKEHKAISLECAEKSLVMLENNGILPVDTSKYKTIAVIGPNADSRTALEGNYNGLSDRYTTFLNGIQDRFDGRVIFAEGCHLYKDRVSNLAQAGDRYAEAVAAAKFADMTILCLGLDATIEGEEGDTGNEFSSGDKNGLTLPPPQRELVKKIMAVGKPVVTVVCAGSAINTESKPDALIHAFYPGAEGGKALAEVLFGDVSPSGKLPVTFYEDTDKLPEFTDYSMKGRTYRYTTENVLYPFGYGLTYGSVKVTKVEYKDGKAVVTAENSGKATEDVIQLYIKDYSEHAVPNVSLCGFKRIKLNEGESAVFEIEVPEKAFTAVDDNGVRKVFGSRFTLFAGTSQPDALSEKLTGIKCASVEINK; encoded by the coding sequence ATGAAAAAATACCTTGACGAAACACTTTCGGCACAGGAAAGAGCCGAAGCACTTACCGATGAGATGACAACCGAGGAGCAGGCAAGTCAGCTGAGATATGATGCACCTGCTGTTGAAAGACTGGGCATACCCGCATACAACTGGTGGAACGAGGGTATACACGGACTGGCACGTTCCGGTGTGGCAACTATGTTCCCTCAGGCTATCGGTCTGGCGGCTATGTTCGATGATGAACTTACCAAGAAGACTGCAGAGGTCACCTCTGAGGAAGCAAGAGCAAAGTACAATGCTTACTCCGGTGAGGAGGACCGCGATATCTACAAGGGTCTTACTCTGTGGGCACCTAATATAAATATCTTCCGTGACCCCCGCTGGGGCAGAGGTCATGAGACCTTTGGTGAGGATCCTTACCTGACCACAAAGAACGGCATGGCTGTTGTAAGAGGTCTTCAGGGCGACGGCAAGGTTATAAAGGCTGCAGCTTGTGCAAAGCATTTTGCTGTACACAGCGGCCCCGAGGCTATACGTCATTCCTTTGATGCAAAGGCAAACGCAAAGGATATGGAAGAAACATATCTTCCTGCATTTGAGGCACTGGTAAAGGAAGCCAAGGTAGAGAGCGTTATGGGCGCATATAACCGCGTGAACGGTGAACCTGCCTGCGCAAGCAATTTCCTGATGGACAAGCTGAAGGAATGGGAGTTTGACGGCTATTTCGTTTCTGACTGCTGGGCTATACGCGACTTCCATGAGAACCACATGGTAACTGCAAATGCTATCGAATCCACAGCTATGGCACTGAAGGCGGGCTGCGATGTAAACTGCGGCTGTACCTATCAGAACCTTCTGGTAGCGCTGGAAAAGGGCGCTGTAACCAAGGAGGATATCCGCACAGCTTGCGTACACCTGATGCGTACAAGGATACGTCTGGGTATGTTCGACAAGAAGACAGAGTATGATGATATCCCCTATGACAAGGTGGCTTGCAAGGAACACAAGGCTATATCCCTGGAGTGCGCTGAAAAGTCACTGGTAATGCTGGAAAACAACGGCATACTCCCTGTTGATACAAGCAAGTACAAGACTATTGCAGTTATAGGTCCCAATGCTGACAGCAGAACAGCACTTGAGGGCAACTACAACGGTCTTTCAGACAGATATACCACATTCCTGAACGGTATCCAGGACAGATTCGATGGCAGAGTCATCTTCGCTGAGGGCTGCCACCTGTACAAGGACAGAGTTTCTAATCTGGCACAGGCAGGCGACCGCTATGCAGAGGCTGTTGCTGCTGCTAAGTTCGCTGATATGACAATACTCTGTCTTGGTCTTGATGCTACTATCGAGGGCGAAGAGGGCGATACAGGCAACGAGTTCTCATCGGGCGACAAGAACGGTCTGACACTGCCTCCTCCTCAGAGAGAACTGGTAAAGAAGATAATGGCAGTCGGCAAGCCTGTTGTAACAGTTGTATGCGCAGGTTCCGCTATAAATACCGAAAGCAAGCCCGATGCGCTGATACACGCTTTCTACCCCGGTGCAGAGGGCGGCAAGGCACTGGCTGAGGTTCTCTTCGGTGATGTTTCACCTTCGGGCAAGCTGCCTGTAACATTCTATGAGGATACTGATAAGCTGCCTGAGTTCACTGACTATTCCATGAAGGGCAGAACTTACCGCTACACCACCGAGAACGTACTGTATCCCTTCGGCTACGGTCTTACCTACGGCAGCGTAAAGGTGACAAAGGTAGAATACAAGGACGGCAAGGCAGTAGTTACCGCAGAAAACAGCGGCAAGGCTACAGAGGACGTTATACAGCTGTACATCAAGGATTACAGCGAACACGCAGTACCCAATGTCAGCCTGTGCGGATTCAAGCGCATCAAGCTGAATGAGGGCGAAAGTGCTGTATTCGAGATAGAAGTACCTGAAAAGGCATTCACAGCCGTTGATGACAACGGTGTAAGAAAGGTGTTCGGCAGCAGGTTCACACTGTTTGCAGGAACATCTCAGCCCGACGCACTCAGCGAAAAGCTGACAGGCATCAAGTGTGCAAGCGTCGAGATCAATAAATGA
- a CDS encoding AraC family transcriptional regulator, translating into MIVHLDGDFETVDYIENRSVLIYDNVDNEEYPLHWHNAIEIVMPLTNGYTVICDGKTYELHERDILIVPAGTLHSMKAQSGRRLIMLFDNRSISSNPALYDLYSVLKSPVMFGREYDEELRTSLGNLIKEIYTLYSNFDVLSEVYIYIKLLTLLARIKENQISAVKYDDEKYMEKFGSIIKYIEQNYMYNITLDDLAKMAGYSKYHFSRIFKKYSRTTFISFLNHRRIKAAEMLLLDENISVTEAAMQVGFSSLTTFNRVFREIKGCTPTEFRKLYKLTNVTGD; encoded by the coding sequence ATGATAGTTCATCTTGACGGTGATTTCGAGACTGTCGATTATATCGAGAACCGAAGCGTTCTTATCTACGATAACGTTGACAATGAGGAATATCCTCTCCACTGGCACAATGCCATCGAGATCGTCATGCCGCTCACTAACGGCTATACCGTTATATGTGACGGCAAGACCTACGAATTGCACGAAAGGGATATACTCATAGTGCCTGCCGGTACTCTCCATTCAATGAAGGCACAGTCCGGCAGAAGGCTAATAATGCTTTTCGATAACAGAAGCATCAGCTCAAATCCCGCACTGTACGATCTCTACTCGGTGCTCAAATCTCCTGTGATGTTCGGCAGGGAGTATGACGAGGAGCTCCGTACCTCTCTCGGCAATCTCATAAAGGAGATATATACGCTGTACAGCAATTTCGATGTGCTTTCCGAAGTTTACATCTACATAAAACTGCTTACTCTCCTCGCAAGGATCAAGGAGAATCAGATAAGCGCCGTAAAGTACGATGACGAGAAGTATATGGAAAAATTCGGCAGTATAATAAAGTATATCGAGCAGAACTATATGTACAATATCACCCTCGATGACCTGGCTAAAATGGCAGGCTACAGCAAGTACCATTTCTCTCGTATATTCAAGAAATACAGCCGCACCACTTTCATCAGCTTCCTCAATCACAGACGTATCAAAGCAGCCGAAATGCTGCTGCTGGATGAGAATATATCCGTAACCGAGGCTGCCATGCAGGTAGGTTTTTCCAGCCTTACTACTTTCAACAGAGTTTTCAGGGAGATCAAAGGCTGTACTCCCACCGAGTTCCGTAAGCTGTATAAACTCACCAACGTAACAGGCGACTGA